In Listeria monocytogenes, the following proteins share a genomic window:
- a CDS encoding SDR family oxidoreductase, whose amino-acid sequence MRTVLITGTTSGIGYALSELFAKKECHVILVSRNAMKLSAQKQKLENGNNRIDTITCDLEQTNAAEIIYKSIKQNGWQVDILVNNAGFNEAGLFSETDATCEQGMINLHINFVTDMMKLFIPEMIQNSHGHILNVGSTGSYIACPKDAVYAASKAYILHLSKAVHAELKGTGVTVTTLCPGSTRTEFAHKAKIEHTLLFKIFVMSPHKVALSGLRAMEKGKSVIIPGLYNKILVLCSRLLPYSFIGWMTKKML is encoded by the coding sequence ATGAGAACTGTCTTAATAACAGGCACTACCAGTGGTATAGGCTATGCACTAAGTGAGCTTTTTGCTAAAAAAGAGTGTCATGTCATTTTGGTATCACGGAATGCTATGAAGCTATCCGCACAAAAACAAAAGCTGGAAAACGGAAATAACCGTATTGATACCATTACATGTGACCTTGAACAGACTAATGCTGCTGAAATAATATATAAATCTATTAAGCAGAACGGATGGCAAGTTGACATATTGGTAAATAATGCTGGCTTTAATGAAGCAGGGTTATTTTCTGAAACAGATGCCACATGCGAACAAGGCATGATAAATTTACATATCAATTTTGTAACCGATATGATGAAGTTGTTTATTCCTGAAATGATTCAGAATAGTCATGGACATATATTAAATGTTGGTTCAACCGGCTCCTACATTGCTTGCCCTAAAGATGCTGTCTATGCTGCTTCAAAAGCGTATATCCTTCATCTTTCAAAAGCGGTTCATGCTGAATTAAAAGGCACAGGTGTCACAGTAACAACGCTTTGCCCCGGCTCAACACGCACTGAATTTGCACATAAAGCAAAAATAGAACACACATTATTATTTAAGATATTCGTTATGTCTCCCCATAAGGTTGCGTTGTCCGGCTTGCGTGCTATGGAAAAGGGCAAGTCTGTCATAATACCAGGTCTTTATAATAAAATTTTAGTTTTATGTTCTCGATTATTGCCCTATTCCTTTATTGGCTGGATGACGAAAAAAATGTTATAG
- a CDS encoding MerR family transcriptional regulator — protein sequence MEYIAHEVAEKLGITVPTLHYYEKAGLLPSIKRNSVGNRIYTEENIEWLYMIVLMREVGVPIREIRSYIQLLLKGPETIPERYQLVTQYKQSVEEKMKAMQTSLKWLGAKVNFYQEMMDTGENKPCRTFLEESELFRLKQAEEQK from the coding sequence ATGGAATATATTGCGCATGAAGTGGCTGAGAAGTTGGGCATTACAGTTCCCACACTGCACTACTATGAAAAAGCTGGTTTGCTTCCATCAATAAAAAGAAATAGTGTAGGAAATAGAATATACACAGAAGAGAATATTGAATGGCTTTACATGATTGTGTTGATGCGGGAAGTTGGCGTACCGATTCGTGAAATACGCTCTTACATACAATTATTGTTGAAGGGCCCTGAAACAATCCCTGAACGCTATCAATTAGTAACGCAGTACAAGCAATCTGTAGAAGAAAAGATGAAGGCAATGCAAACTTCTTTAAAATGGCTGGGTGCTAAAGTGAATTTCTATCAGGAAATGATGGATACAGGGGAGAACAAGCCTTGCCGTACCTTTCTGGAGGAATCTGAACTTTTTAGGTTGAAGCAAGCGGAGGAGCAAAAATGA
- a CDS encoding DUF4368 domain-containing protein: MFSGIPHCADCGSKLYYCTTRYFETRHDHFRCSASQKAVDPCTSHFIRAVVLEEMVLAHMRYVIGFVQRYEDSFRVSIEAERSTEIQKELSAKRKQIAQSQKRVDDLDVLFRKVYEDNASGKLTDERFMQLSRGYDLEQKTLRQMITMLEKEIDQQEQKTTQVEDFIAKCKRYSSLETLTPAILNDLVIKVFVEAPDKSTGKRRQGIHISYNLVGILPPLERFQPVVVERPNKEKAETA; encoded by the coding sequence ATGTTCAGCGGCATTCCCCATTGTGCTGATTGCGGGAGCAAGCTGTATTACTGCACAACCAGATACTTTGAGACAAGGCATGACCATTTCCGGTGTTCTGCTTCGCAAAAAGCGGTTGACCCGTGTACATCCCATTTCATCCGTGCTGTTGTGCTGGAAGAAATGGTACTGGCGCACATGCGCTATGTGATTGGCTTTGTACAGCGGTATGAGGACAGCTTTCGGGTGTCCATCGAAGCAGAACGTTCCACGGAAATCCAAAAAGAGTTAAGTGCCAAGCGGAAACAAATAGCACAGTCTCAGAAGCGTGTAGATGATCTGGATGTATTATTCCGTAAAGTCTATGAGGACAACGCTAGTGGGAAGCTGACGGATGAACGCTTCATGCAGTTGTCAAGAGGATATGATCTGGAACAGAAAACACTGCGGCAAATGATTACAATGCTAGAAAAAGAGATTGATCAGCAGGAACAAAAGACCACACAGGTAGAAGATTTCATTGCCAAGTGCAAGCGGTACTCTAGCCTAGAAACATTGACCCCTGCCATCCTCAATGACCTTGTGATCAAGGTATTTGTGGAAGCACCGGACAAAAGCACTGGCAAGCGCAGACAGGGGATTCATATCAGTTACAATCTTGTGGGGATACTGCCACCACTGGAACGCTTCCAGCCTGTTGTAGTTGAGCGACCAAACAAAGAAAAAGCAGAAACGGCGTAG
- the tpx gene encoding thiol peroxidase, with amino-acid sequence MTQVTFKHNPVTLVGTERKVGDKAPNFTVVNRDLEEVTLHDYEGKVRLISVVPSIDTSVCSTQTRKFNEEASNLDNTVVLTISVDLPFAQKKWCAAEGLPNAITLSDHRDLSFGEAYGVIMKELRLLARSVFVVNAKGEIVYTEVVPEGSDHPNYEAAIEAAKKA; translated from the coding sequence ATGACTCAAGTAACATTTAAACATAATCCAGTTACACTCGTAGGTACCGAAAGAAAAGTTGGCGACAAAGCGCCGAACTTCACAGTGGTGAATAGAGATTTAGAAGAAGTAACATTGCACGATTATGAAGGGAAAGTGAGACTTATCAGCGTTGTTCCTTCCATTGATACAAGTGTTTGTTCCACACAAACGCGTAAATTTAATGAAGAAGCAAGCAATTTAGATAATACAGTTGTCTTAACTATCTCCGTTGATTTACCATTTGCTCAAAAGAAATGGTGTGCAGCAGAAGGTTTACCAAATGCGATTACTTTATCTGATCACCGCGATCTTTCTTTTGGCGAAGCATACGGTGTAATCATGAAAGAACTTCGCTTACTAGCTCGTTCTGTTTTTGTTGTAAATGCAAAAGGAGAAATCGTCTACACGGAAGTAGTTCCAGAAGGTAGCGACCATCCAAATTACGAAGCAGCGATAGAAGCAGCCAAAAAAGCTTAA
- a CDS encoding RDD family protein yields MANENVAFENKRQVYHYEPPIQKEEAIPKQYFAGFWIRFLAYLVDLVVIAALKGIIINPIFRVSGMGMDDSFFTFYWGMTTIIFLAYFILLTKFFGQTLGKMLFGLRVVKLDGGKLTWLTVLFREGAMRFVLKTIWPLYVVCAFTPNKQGIADFFESTSVVHTGYLELDEKWVNGAKK; encoded by the coding sequence ATGGCTAATGAAAATGTTGCTTTTGAAAACAAACGCCAAGTCTATCATTATGAACCACCAATTCAGAAAGAAGAAGCCATTCCTAAACAGTACTTTGCTGGCTTTTGGATCCGGTTTTTAGCTTATTTAGTCGATTTAGTTGTCATTGCAGCCTTGAAGGGAATTATTATTAATCCGATTTTCCGCGTCTCTGGAATGGGGATGGATGACAGTTTCTTCACATTTTATTGGGGAATGACAACGATTATCTTTTTAGCTTACTTTATTTTGCTTACTAAGTTTTTTGGACAAACGCTTGGGAAAATGTTATTTGGTCTTCGCGTAGTGAAACTTGATGGCGGAAAATTGACTTGGTTAACCGTTTTATTTCGAGAAGGTGCGATGCGCTTTGTCTTAAAAACCATTTGGCCGTTATATGTGGTTTGTGCCTTTACACCAAACAAACAAGGCATTGCGGACTTCTTTGAATCCACATCTGTCGTCCACACGGGCTACTTAGAACTAGATGAAAAATGGGTAAATGGAGCAAAAAAATAG